The segment cctgggcaacctgatctagtaaaggtgtatgtttggtggccctgccaggcaggggggttggaactacatgatccttgaggtcccttccaacccagctcATTCAGTGTGATTctgtgcccaaaactgaacaggTAGTACTGAGGTAAAACCTCACCAGCGTTTAGTATtgagggacgatcacctccctgctcctacTGACTACAGCATTTCTGATACTTCAAACCCCCTTTCTGGTCAATGATGTGATAATACATCCATACTCCATCGCATACAGCAGACTAAGGGCAGAAAACACTCGTGCAGCACGTTCTACACGCCCCGTTTAACCGCACCGCCCCTCCCCGACCGGGGGCGTTGGCGGCGGCGAGGCCGGCGGTTGGCGGTGGgcagcggagcggagcggccaTGGCGGCGAGCACGGCTCGTTGTGCTCTGTGGAGATGGTCGTGGCGAGCCGGTTCGCGGCGATGGTACCGCACGGAGCGGGGGGTGTACGGCTACAAGCCGCGGAAAGCGGCGGGAGAGGGTTCGGCGGAGCCGCGTGGAGCTGGGGCGAACGGCAAAGCAGGTCGGGGCCGCCAACACACCGCCGGGCTGAGGGGAGGGCGGCGGGGGTGAGGGTGTGGAGAGAggctgtgaagggtctggagcgTAGCAATGGGGTTGTGCTGTATCTATCTTATCTACGTCTTTTCTGTATGCATACGTAGAATTACGCTAGTATTAACTAATTACAGGGAATTCTTTTTGCTAGCAATGACTGTAGTGATTTTAGGTCGCTTTTATAGGATGGGAAAAAACAATTCCAAGCAGGAGACTTGAAGTtttgaagaaaggttgagggagctcAACTTGTTTAGCTCTGGGGAGACCACACTGCGGCCTTGCAGTGCTTGAAGGGAGTTAAGCAGCGGGagggcaggtagtgacaggacaaggggaatgggTTCAAActaaagaggggagatttaagttagaCATTTGGGAGtcattctttactcagaggtgAGGCATAGGTGCCCAAAGAGGTGTGGGTcccccatctctggaggtgctcaatgCTGGGCTGgatgagccctgggcagcctgagctgatggggaCACCCAGACCATGGCAGGgggtggagctggaggagcttTGAGGTCTCTTAAAGGCAAGTGCATGGAGTATGATTAGTTGGAAATAGGACTTTGCACATCAGTACCTTGCCATTCTTGAGTTGGGTGTACCTGTTACTGTAATGagattcaaagcaaaacaagttaGCTTTACATATACAGGCTAGCAGGGGAATCATTGggagacatggacctgttggagtgtatccagaggagggccacaaaaaggATGGAACACcttccctgtgaggacaggctgagagagctggggctgttcagcctggagaaggctccagggagacctgggAGCAGCCTTTGAGTATTTAAAAGGTTGGGCTGTAAGAAAGGCAGCAGACTCTAGTAGACTCTGTTGTGATAATACAATAAATCGGTTTCAAACttaagaggggagatttagactggatgtatggaagaagttttttacagtaatggCAGTGAAATATTGGGAtgtgttgcccagagaggtgttggatgccccatccctggagacactcaaggtcaggctggatgaggtgCTGAGCAAGTGTctgtgttcattgcaggggagttggactagatggccttgaaaggtctcttccagctcatgattctatgaaatcttGAGTAAACTTGCTTGAAAATTCCAAGTAACAAAATATAGCAGTCTGATGATAGAAGCTCTTGTAGGATgataaagatgaaaaacatctttccaGCCAGAACCTAGAAGGTTATCAAAGGACTGAATACTCATGTGTTGGTGCTATAAATGCATTAGATGTGAGCATGTGCAgtattctgctttctttttgtgtttagTTGACCATGCCCTTGCTCGTTTAATAACTGCGTACTCTGAACATGGACACAAAGCAGCCAAAATAAACCCACTGTTTGCTGGGCAAGCTGTTATGAACGTGGTACCTGAAATCCAAGAGTTGGCTGAAGTTCTTCAAGGACCTCTCATTACCACAGGTAAGTGCTACCCTATCACAGCAAGTTTTTGTCATGGATGATTTATTAGGAGGCTGTGTCCTCTGCACAGGAGTCAAATATTTAGTGGAGGTTCAATCAGTAATGTATTGTTGGATGGAAAATCGTTAACTTCAGCCTATTTACATGTTTGTGGCAGAGATCATCATGTAATGAATGGATACCTTCACACATCTTAGGATACCATGAATGTTTTTAGTTGTACTTAAATCTACTGATgttatatattaattttttgtgttgttgtaacattctatgatttagtGTAGTTTCTGAGATTGTAATGAAGCTTCTGTAGCCCTTGATTATTGTCTCTCACTGTGGTCTTGAATAAATGTGTGTCTCTCAGTGCTATGTATCTTATCTACCTACAAAACAAGTGCTTACTAACTTCTGATGCCCGTGGGGTTGGAGCTCATTTCTCTGAGCCTCCAAATGAGTGCTGTACTCAAAAGCAGTGACCTGCTGTAATTCACATTAAAGTCTTTCTGAAAGACATTTTGAGTGCCTTGCAAATAAGCATGAGACTGTTGCATTAAtataatactgaaatattatattaatggttttaaatgaaagaaaagaagtcaaGGGTATGAATTTGTACTCTCAAAATTTTAGTGTAATTGCAAGATACTGGTTTACTTCTTAGTGCTTCCACCCATCTCCCCActaataacatttatttctgaccAGGGCTTCTCAACATGGGAAAAGAAGAGGCCTCCGTAGAGGATGTGTTGGCTTACCTTGACCATGTGTACTGCGGGcatatttccatagaaacaagCCAGCTCCCAACCTTGGAGGAGAGACAGTGGTTTACTAAAAGatttgaagaactgaaacaagAAGCATTTACAAcggaagagaaaaagcacttgTGCAAACTGATGTTGGAGTCACAGGTACCTTGTTCACTATTGCTCAGTTTAATTGAATTCTGCAGTTGTGGACCTTCTAATGCTCTGGACATCCCTATCTGTTTTACTAACTTTGAAGCACACGATGTCCTTCAAAGTTTTGAGAGCACAAACCAGAGTTGAACTGAGCCTTTAGCCATGTAGCTCTTCAGCAAAGGAACTTTTGTTCATAGTATGAACAAGAGAAAGGTTTATGGACTTGCAAAGTAGAGACAattcattcaaatatttctgtattgtgaaaaactttccttttctcccccttctctccctgctttATCAAGGACAGAAGGGTGGAAGAGCAGGACCTGTGAAGCTATCCCTGTTTCCAGTTTTCCAAG is part of the Coturnix japonica isolate 7356 chromosome 1 unlocalized genomic scaffold, Coturnix japonica 2.1 chr1random1322, whole genome shotgun sequence genome and harbors:
- the LOC107306757 gene encoding probable 2-oxoglutarate dehydrogenase E1 component DHKTD1, mitochondrial, whose amino-acid sequence is MAASTARCALWRWSWRAGSRRWYRTERGVYGYKPRKAAGEGSAEPRGAGANGKAVDHALARLITAYSEHGHKAAKINPLFAGQAVMNVVPEIQELAEVLQGPLITTGLLNMGKEEASVEDVLAYLDHVYCGHISIETSQLPTLEERQWFTKRFEELKQEAFTTEEKKHLCKLMLESQEFDRFLATKFSTVKRYGGEGAESMMGFFHELFKMCAYSGVTDIILGMPHRGRLNLLTGLLQLPPELMFRKMRGLSEFPENSAAIGDVLSHLTSSVDLDFGSHRPVHVTLLPNPSHLEAINPVAVGKTRGRQQSLLDGDYSPESSAQPGDKVICLQVFWSQLVAALCMTSRTIM